The following nucleotide sequence is from Aedes aegypti strain LVP_AGWG chromosome 3, AaegL5.0 Primary Assembly, whole genome shotgun sequence.
ttttcaaatgtaggcttatcaccgacattgcatatgtcaatatttttggaggaaagaaactgcaaaagatgctcacctctgatatttgtgtttgtgcttccccatacaaggtgatgagcattggcgtcacaaccgatgacgaaggggatgttgtgtttttgactgtaacagacaagagcagccatctctggaggaggaatgtcttctgcgtcgccagggaaatacaccgaaaccataatgatctcagtactgcccctagcagtagaaacctccatcctgaccgccacaatgtcccttttgatgaattctgtaattggaaaacatttagtgtcattgcgtattagaatagctgctctgggagagagctggctgtcatcatataccaacctacacgagtttagctgaataccttgtattcgagttttgttgacccatggctcttgaatcagcgccacggaaaggtgttcttttgtgaacctcctgcaaagcacatctgttgcgcactgagcatgatggagattcacttggaGGATTTTAATCATTGCTGAGGCGTTTCGCCTTTTTTCGTACGTTTGCCGTCATTCtttggatgttgcggatcatcaacttttgattttggggGATGTCTTAGATTTTGGTTGTTGTCCTTTTTCTTACCTAGGCCTGCTGGTTTATCCTTTGTggtcaattttacacttttgacatttccacTGCCCTTATTGGGAGCCATTGAGGTGACATTGGGttatgggttacatgcatggcctGTTTCCCTATTCAtgacatagtaacgcacatgcgctagtatCTATGCaagaaaaatcgctaaaaggtaacgcgaaaaatatttgtatggcgaaatgcatctaacgatttatttctcaaaattgggaatctattttcagaaaaatatttggtaccggttgtaatgactatcacgcctactgaatatttttttgattattgctttcatttatgagaaatttgaagttagatgcctttccccataaaaaataaaacgagaaaacttctgctgatcaactgtgggcaagAGAAAGAGGTAATCCATTGACCCTCTAGTAGCTggtttgaatatattttatggattcgcagtgcgcatcgtaccttcgtgctgtgcgtacacgaattctctctgctcttggaagttttcttaaaaactacctaaagcaataaaacagtacttttcagtgctaaaattaaaaacggtacttctcagtgctactaaaacagtactattttctactattgatccctttacgatccttgtttggacccgtgccttcgatttttcgttggacccgttggcgaaagctagcggtggtaatccttcttggacaccgtctagggaaaaaacctctcgaaggtcacgtctttctcgtttattaacttaacatggtatcaacaagtaacaaaaggaagggtgaatctctgaattcacaacttccttccaaaaaagtgggatttaaaactgtcactaaacgtggcaagaatggaagaaatgacgcttccccggaatgcgaactttcttccaagggtgaaatgaataattgtatcgaaatgagcaatcagttcgatgctctagaccaattttccgaacaccaaatcgaagcagcctctagcccaggctgtttgattcaagtgaggaagcaaagagtgccgcctattgtggtcagttgttccgaatttgggggatttaggcaggagatcttgaactccattaggggaatcaaggtttccttccaaatcgcaaagaaaggagattgtcgcgttttgccggaaactttttaatatcgcgaacttcttctcaaacatcttgaagagaagaagcacaaattttttacttatgacgacaaaactgaacgtttgttcaaagtcgtcttgaaaggtctctcaagtgaatATAAGTCacatgaagagatcaaaaatggaataaatgatttacttggattttccccagtccaagtaatcattatgaaaaagagaacccaatctggcattgttcggaattttatttagttcactttaacaagaaagaactcaataatattaaagctttagaaaaagcaaaacttatgttcgatgtccgtgtgacgtgggaacatttccagaaacctggaggaaattaccagaaccccactcagtgccgtcggtgccaaaagtggagtCATGGTAcgaaaaattgtcgcatggatgctaaatgcatgatttgcggaggtttttctcacgccaaggacgtctgtccagtgaaggaagataccaccaagttcatatgctctaattgcggggctaatcataagtcaaatttttggaattgcccttcacgcaaaagagtcattgaggctcgtgccaggcagatgaaagataatatccgttacgataacggtcgtttccggaatttgcctggtagagtatcgaacaatgctcatttttcagttaacgatcgcttgattaggaatcatacccaccaggaagatcataatcatgctcattcacaaacaaattttaatccgtcgggtagccgttcgtatctttcaatttcgaatgtatctacccacggaaaatccttttccaatatcgtagcaggaaatttgaactcctcccctgttcgtactatgagtacccattcttcttgtttcaaatcaaatggaaaaaaccctaccgccacaggtaattcctactccgcttcttcatctaccgaaaattctaatgggaaatcatcagataatgtacccacttctagtgatatgtctgcctctgattttaattttctaattgaacatttgaatctaatgattgatgcaatgttcaaagccaccactatgactgaagcagtccaagtaggtgtaaaatttacaaatcaaattgttattggattacatttttctaatagacccaaataataatttaaatattttaaattggaatgctcgttctctgaatggtaaagaggacgagctgtttaattttcttacggttaataacgtgcatatagcagttattaccgaaacgtatttaaaacatggacggggcatgtgggggagttacAATCATCATTCAAAGGCgtttcaactgttttcgtcatttgaaactaaagtttttgaatctttaggtgtttctgttgaaacacagtttggtaaatatactttcatagctgcctatttgccttttcaatgctctggacagcaagtaaatttgctccatactgacttgcgtaaattgactcgcaataagtcaaaattttttgtcattggtgactttaatgccaaacatcggtcatggaataattctcaaagtaattccaacggcataattttatttgatgagtgctcttctggatatttctcaattcaataccctgatagcgctacaagtttttcctcttctagaaatccatctatgattgacttggtcttaaccgactctagtcatctttgtagccaattagttactcatgctgattttgattttgatcatgtccctgttacatttcaagtatcccaagaagcgattctcaatcctatcagctccaccttcaattattttcgagccgactagaatatatatgaaacatttcttgactctaatcttgatgttaatattgttaatattcccttacaaacaaaacttgatattgacaatgctcttgaaacttcaacaaatttgaagccaggaacattgcaattccaaaatgtaaaatttgaatccgtgattatagacgatgatcttaaacttttgatccgtcttaaaaacgtgaggagaaggcaatttcaacgcactcgcgatcctgctatgaaaattatatggcaagatttgcagaaagaaatcaagaaacgtttttcacaattaagaaacaaaatttttgaaaataaggtttctcaattggaccctgggtTTAAGCccctttggaaattatctaaaatcttaaaaaaacctAAGAAGCCCATACCGGCattaaaagaggaaaacaaattattactaactaattgcgaaaaagctcaaaaacttgctatgcagtttggaagtgcgcacaattttaattaaggacttactagtccaattgaaaatgaagttactcaggagttcgaaaatattctcaatcaagagaacgttttcgaaaattcctgtgagactgatttggaagaagtgagagctattattaaaaaattaaaaatatgaaagctcctggcgatgatggaattttctacatcctcatcaagaaacttccagaaagtagcttatcatttttagttgatatatttaacaaatggtttcaattagcatattttcctgacaaaaggAAAAATGCtgaggttgttccaattttaaaaccagacaaaaatcctgcagaagcttctagctatcgtccaatcagtttgctttcctccatcagtaaactttttgaaaaggttattttgaacagaatggtggcccacatcaacaaaaattcaattttgtcatgaaggtttgattgtaaaattaattaaaaaaaactttaattttccaaatacattgttagaataattcaaagttatctgtcaaatcgtacacttgaggttaattatcagaactccagatctgaaagacttcctgtaagagctggtgttccccaaggcagcattttgggaccaatattatacaatattttcacatctgacttacctgagttacctcagggatgtcaaaaatctttgtttgcggatgacacaggcctctccgccaaaggacgaagcctgcgtgtcatctgtagtcgattgcaaaaaagtttggatattttttcttcatacttgcaaaaatggaagatttctcctaatgcttccaaaactcaactaataatattcccacataaaccaaaagctctttatttgaaaccttcaagttttcatgttgtcacgatgagaggtgttccaataaattggtcagatgaagttaagtatctagggctcatgctagataagaaatTAACttacaaaaatcacattgaaggtattcaagccaaatgtaataaatatgtaaaatgtctctatccccttattaatagaaaatcaaaactttgtcttaagaacaagcttttgatattcaaacaaattttcaggccagccatgtcgtatgatgtaccaatatggactagctgttgtaataccaggaagaaagctctgcagagaattcaaaataaaattttgaaaatgattctgaagcttcctccctggtatagtaccaatgagttacatagaatatccaatgttgaaacattggaacaaatgtcaaataaaataattaataatttcaggcaaaaatcgttacaatcttctattgccacgattaatgcgttatatgtttaggttatgtTATGAATATACTtatcaaagcgttttttttctcttataagcaggtgaaataaactcacctgtaaaaaatctgaactgctacggcaaatgaaatgtaatatgttgttaacaaaatgttaataaaatcttagatttgtgttaccaaattaggatgatagtattgtctaataacacagaacacctagatataagaaatgaatgtaatgtttggaattataccaaataagaaattaaaaaaaaaaaataacacgttCCGGAAATCATATTATTTAATTGGCGCACCGCTCCTTAAACAATTAACCATTATTACATTTCTTCCGCAGTCAAAGAGGACAGCTCGCACACAATCGGTGTCGAGTTCGGATCCCGCATAGTCAACGTCGGTGGAAAGTCCATCAAACTGCAGATCTGGGACACGGCTGGCCAAGAGCGATTCCGTTCGGTTACGCGGTCCTACTACAGAGGAGCTGCCGGTGCCCTGCTGGTTTACGACACAACCTCCCGAGACAGCTTCAATGTCCTCTCGAACTGGCTGAACGATGCCCGAACGCTTGCCTCACAGAACATCTGTATCCTGCTGGTGGGAAACAAGAAGGACATGGAGGAAGAACGAGAAGTAACCTTCCTAGAGGCAAGCAACTTTGCCCAGGAGAATGAGCTGATCTTTTTGGAAACGAGCGCCAAAACAGGCGAGAACGTTGAGGAAGCATTCCTTAAGTGCTCGAAGACGATCCTAGCCAAGATTGAAACCGGAGAACTGGACCCGGAAAGGATTGGCAGCGGTATACAGTTTGGGGACACTTCGAAACGAAGTGGAGCGGGCCAGTCCGGAAGTCGACAGCAGAGTAGCGGCCGACGCCGGACACCGGATTGCGCTGGAGGATGCCGCACCTAAATGGCAAAAACCCAGTGTCGAAATATATAGCTTTTTTTCCGATATCTTTCGTCTATGGCAGAGACATTTTAAAGGTACCAAAAACCGTGTAGAAATTGGATAGATTCTAGTGCGCCTCTTTTTAACGCAACAGAGTCAAACTTGTGGTGATTGGGTTTCGCAAATCTTAACGAACTATAAACCAACCACCTTTTTCACGTTTTAGGTTAACATCaattaggcaacgatttgtacGAGATTCGCGAAAGTGACACATTtatgcattatttttttattttttaaacctgAATCAAAAACTTTCCaattatctgtatttatttacacACCAATTTAGAAATATAAGGATCATCTAAAATCTCACTTTGTGATCTTTGATTTACAATTAAACTTATACTTATTCCTActttaaaacaaatcaaaaatagtatatttttatcaATCAAATTTAATCCCCTTAGTTACGAAAGTTCATTCCCAGCAGCAAATTTCTACCAGCAGCTTGCGCCATAAGTCAGAGTGCAGTGATAGCGAATGGCGAAAAACACACACCCACACAAACAGCATTAGCACTGATTTGTTGAACGTTTGGTGTGAATTGCAagaaaaaattaccgaa
It contains:
- the LOC5573337 gene encoding ras-related protein Rab-4B is translated as MSEEYDYLFKFLIIGRAGSGKSCLLHHFIENKFKEDSSHTIGVEFGSRIVNVGGKSIKLQIWDTAGQERFRSVTRSYYRGAAGALLVYDTTSRDSFNVLSNWLNDARTLASQNICILLVGNKKDMEEEREVTFLEASNFAQENELIFLETSAKTGENVEEAFLKCSKTILAKIETGELDPERIGSGIQFGDTSKRSGAGQSGSRQQSSGRRRTPDCAGGCRT